A region of Frederiksenia canicola DNA encodes the following proteins:
- the alaS gene encoding alanine--tRNA ligase, with protein MKTTSEIRQSFLEFFQSKGHTIVPSSSLVPDNDPTLLFTNAGMNQFKDVFLGLDKRSYSRATSSQRCVRAGGKHNDLENVGYTARHHTFFEMLGNFSFGDYFKHDAIKFAWEYLTSPQWLGLPGEKLWVTVYETDDEAYEIWNKDVGVPAERIVRIGDNKGAPYASDNFWQMGDTGPCGPCTEIFYDHGDHIWGGPPGSAEEDGDRYIEIWNVVFMQFNRQADGRMEKLPKPSVDTGMGLERISAVLQHVNSNYEIDIFQTLIKAVASLLNVQDLNNKSLRVIADHIRSCAYLIADGVVPSNEGRGYVLRRIIRRAVRHGNILGAKSAFFYKLVPTLAKAMGQAGEILTTKQAHIEKTLKAEEDQFARTLERGLALLEDALTKVENKQLSGEVAFKLYDTYGFPLDLTADVCRERDILIDEKGFEREMEAQRERAKASSNFGTDYNNVIKVDGVTTFKGYETTETEATVVALFSNGKAVETIQSGENAVVVLDQTAFYGESGGQIGDSGQILSEICNFEVKDTQKYGQVFGHIGQLASGSLSVGDKVFAQIDTTRRHAITLNHSATHLLHAALRQVLGEHVAQKGSLVSENTLRFDFSQPEAIAKSDLEEIERIINRKIRENIAVTTDVMDLDAAKAKGAMALFGEKYGDKVRVVGMTDFSIELCGGTHIKQTGEIGLFKFISEGAVAAGVRRVEAVTGEKAIALLHSQQQVLNQSAELLKADSATLVEKIQQLQEKSKKVEKELQQLKEKLAAQAGSELAKQAKQIHGVNVVVQRLDGVDAKALRTMVDDLKNQLGSAVIAFATESDDKVNLIVGVTSDLTKQLNAGELVGLMAQEVGGKGGGRPDMAMAGGSQPEHITKALDLAMNWIQAKL; from the coding sequence ATGAAAACGACTTCTGAAATCAGACAATCCTTTTTAGAATTTTTCCAATCAAAAGGGCACACCATTGTGCCAAGTAGCTCACTTGTACCTGACAATGACCCGACATTATTATTTACGAATGCGGGTATGAACCAATTTAAAGACGTTTTCTTAGGGCTAGACAAACGCAGTTACAGCCGTGCAACCAGTTCACAACGTTGTGTGCGTGCAGGCGGAAAACATAACGACTTAGAAAACGTTGGTTATACTGCTCGTCACCATACTTTCTTTGAAATGTTGGGCAATTTCAGTTTTGGCGACTACTTCAAACACGATGCAATTAAATTTGCGTGGGAATATCTCACATCACCGCAATGGTTAGGTTTACCCGGTGAAAAATTGTGGGTAACAGTATATGAAACCGATGATGAAGCCTACGAGATTTGGAATAAAGACGTGGGTGTGCCTGCGGAGCGTATCGTTCGCATCGGTGATAATAAAGGTGCTCCTTATGCGTCAGACAATTTCTGGCAAATGGGTGATACTGGTCCTTGCGGTCCTTGTACTGAAATTTTTTACGATCACGGTGATCACATTTGGGGTGGACCACCAGGATCTGCAGAAGAAGATGGTGACCGTTATATCGAAATTTGGAACGTGGTATTTATGCAATTTAACCGCCAAGCCGATGGCAGGATGGAAAAATTGCCGAAGCCATCTGTTGATACCGGTATGGGTTTAGAGCGTATCAGTGCCGTATTGCAGCACGTAAACTCCAACTATGAAATTGATATTTTCCAAACCTTAATTAAAGCAGTGGCAAGTTTGTTAAACGTGCAAGATTTAAACAATAAATCCTTGCGTGTGATTGCAGACCATATCCGCTCTTGTGCTTATTTAATCGCCGATGGCGTAGTGCCTTCCAACGAAGGTCGTGGCTATGTGTTACGTCGTATTATTCGCCGTGCAGTTCGCCATGGGAATATCTTAGGCGCGAAGTCAGCCTTCTTCTATAAATTAGTGCCAACGCTCGCAAAAGCGATGGGACAAGCGGGTGAAATTTTAACCACAAAACAAGCTCATATTGAAAAAACCTTAAAGGCGGAAGAAGATCAATTTGCTCGTACACTTGAGCGTGGTTTGGCGTTATTGGAAGATGCTTTAACCAAAGTTGAAAACAAACAGCTTTCAGGCGAAGTAGCATTCAAACTTTACGATACTTACGGTTTCCCATTAGATTTAACCGCCGATGTGTGTCGTGAACGTGATATTCTCATTGATGAAAAAGGCTTCGAGCGTGAAATGGAAGCACAGCGTGAGCGTGCGAAAGCCAGCAGCAATTTCGGGACCGATTACAACAACGTGATCAAAGTCGATGGTGTAACCACGTTCAAAGGCTATGAAACTACTGAAACTGAAGCAACGGTTGTGGCGTTGTTCAGTAATGGTAAAGCCGTCGAGACTATTCAGTCTGGTGAGAATGCCGTTGTGGTGTTAGATCAAACCGCTTTCTATGGCGAATCAGGTGGTCAAATTGGAGACTCGGGTCAAATTTTATCCGAGATTTGCAATTTTGAGGTTAAAGACACGCAAAAATATGGTCAAGTTTTTGGCCATATCGGGCAATTAGCTTCTGGTAGCTTATCCGTGGGTGATAAAGTATTTGCACAAATTGATACGACACGTCGTCACGCAATTACGCTAAACCACAGTGCAACACACTTATTGCATGCCGCATTACGCCAAGTATTAGGCGAGCACGTGGCACAAAAAGGTTCATTAGTGTCTGAAAACACCTTACGTTTTGACTTCTCTCAGCCAGAAGCGATCGCCAAATCGGACCTTGAAGAAATTGAGCGTATTATTAATCGCAAAATTCGTGAAAACATTGCTGTAACCACAGATGTGATGGATTTAGATGCGGCAAAAGCAAAAGGTGCGATGGCATTATTCGGCGAGAAATATGGCGATAAAGTGCGTGTTGTGGGTATGACAGATTTTTCCATTGAGCTTTGTGGTGGTACGCACATTAAACAAACTGGTGAAATTGGTTTATTCAAATTTATTTCAGAAGGTGCTGTTGCGGCAGGTGTGCGTCGAGTAGAAGCGGTAACAGGTGAAAAGGCGATTGCATTATTACACAGCCAGCAACAAGTGCTTAACCAAAGTGCTGAATTGTTAAAAGCTGACAGTGCTACTTTGGTGGAAAAAATTCAACAATTGCAAGAAAAGAGCAAAAAAGTTGAAAAAGAGTTACAACAACTCAAAGAAAAATTAGCTGCACAAGCAGGTAGTGAGTTAGCGAAACAAGCAAAACAAATCCATGGTGTGAATGTGGTGGTGCAGCGTTTAGATGGTGTTGATGCTAAAGCATTACGTACAATGGTGGATGATTTGAAAAATCAGCTTGGCTCCGCAGTAATTGCATTTGCCACCGAATCGGATGACAAAGTGAATTTGATCGTTGGTGTAACCAGTGATTTAACCAAGCAACTGAATGCAGGTGAGCTTGTTGGATTAATGGCTCAAGAAGTGGGCGGAAAAGGGGGCGGTCGTCCAGATATGGCAATGGCTGGCGGTTCTCAGCCAGAACATATTACGAAAGCTCTTGATTTAGCAATGAATTGGATTCAAGCAAAACTTTAA
- the aroA gene encoding 3-phosphoshikimate 1-carboxyvinyltransferase, whose protein sequence is MEKLTLNPIANIEGEINLPGSKSLSNRALLLAALAKGTTKVTNLLDSDDTRHMLNALKQLGVQYQLSDDKTVCEVQGVGGAFNIQNGLALFLGNAGTAMRPLAAALCLKGEKEAEVILTGEPRMKERPILHLVDALRQLGAEIRYLENEGYPPIAIRNSGLRGENVQIDGSISSQFLTALLMTAPLAESDLEIEIMGDLVSKPYIDITLAMMKDFGVNVENHHYQRFLVKGNQRYVAPQSYLVEGDASSASYFLAAGAIKGRVKVTGIGKNSIQGDRLFADVLEKMGAKITWGDNFIQAEQGELRGIDMDMNHIPDAAMTIATTALFAKGETIIRNIYNWRVKETDRLSAMAAELRKIGAEVEEGQDFIRIQPLALDKFQHAEIETYNDHRMAMCFALVALSNTPVTILDPKCTAKTFPTFFDEFAKVSH, encoded by the coding sequence GTGGAAAAACTCACTCTAAATCCGATCGCCAATATTGAAGGCGAGATCAACTTACCCGGCTCAAAAAGCCTGTCTAACCGAGCATTATTGCTTGCTGCCCTTGCGAAAGGCACCACTAAAGTTACCAATTTGTTAGACAGCGACGATACTCGCCATATGCTCAATGCTCTGAAACAACTCGGCGTACAGTATCAACTTTCAGACGATAAAACCGTTTGCGAAGTGCAAGGCGTAGGTGGGGCTTTTAACATTCAAAATGGCTTGGCGTTATTTCTCGGCAATGCAGGTACGGCAATGCGACCACTGGCTGCCGCGTTGTGTTTGAAAGGCGAGAAAGAGGCGGAGGTAATTTTAACCGGAGAGCCACGGATGAAAGAGCGTCCGATTCTGCATTTGGTCGATGCATTGCGTCAGCTTGGGGCGGAAATTCGCTATTTGGAAAATGAAGGCTATCCACCAATTGCCATTCGCAATTCAGGTTTACGTGGCGAAAACGTGCAGATCGATGGTTCAATTTCTTCGCAATTTTTGACCGCATTATTGATGACAGCCCCGCTTGCCGAAAGTGATTTAGAAATTGAAATTATGGGTGATTTGGTTTCCAAACCTTACATTGATATTACCTTGGCGATGATGAAGGATTTTGGGGTGAATGTCGAAAATCATCACTACCAACGTTTCTTGGTGAAAGGCAATCAGCGTTACGTTGCACCGCAAAGCTATCTAGTCGAGGGGGATGCCTCCTCTGCGTCCTATTTCTTAGCGGCGGGAGCAATCAAGGGCAGAGTGAAAGTGACAGGGATTGGTAAAAATTCTATTCAAGGCGACCGCTTGTTTGCGGATGTATTGGAAAAAATGGGTGCCAAAATCACTTGGGGCGACAATTTTATCCAAGCGGAACAAGGAGAGTTGCGAGGCATTGATATGGATATGAACCACATTCCCGATGCAGCAATGACGATTGCTACCACCGCATTATTTGCCAAAGGTGAAACGATTATCCGCAACATTTACAACTGGCGAGTGAAAGAAACTGATCGCTTGAGTGCCATGGCAGCGGAGCTGCGAAAAATCGGTGCAGAAGTGGAAGAAGGGCAGGATTTCATCCGCATTCAGCCGCTTGCATTGGATAAATTCCAACACGCTGAAATTGAAACCTACAACGATCACAGAATGGCGATGTGTTTTGCGTTGGTGGCATTATCCAACACGCCAGTGACTATTCTCGATCCCAAATGTACAGCAAAAACCTTTCCGACCTTCTTTGATGAGTTTGCTAAGGTAAGCCACTAG
- the degS gene encoding outer membrane-stress sensor serine endopeptidase DegS, protein MIKKIAQAVGFGLFCAGLILYVAPLVNQPIKHYFTPQVASYHDAVKIASPAVVNVYNQAFDASNQQTSPELTVNNLGSGVIMTENGYILTNKHVIQNADQIIVALQSGAIFNATLVGSDKLTDLAVLKIQAENLPTIPQNAQRAVNIGDVVLAIGNPLNLGQSITQGIISATGRNALSEAGRQNFLQTDASINKGNSGGALVNTAGELIGINTLSLGKNSDELAEGLNFAIPISLANKVMKKIIKDGRVIRGYFGVNSALFYSAKQLGLGEKGVLITGVAENGPADKAGILPGDLVLKIGNVEAESPTQMMDALADMQPNTSVRVLVSRQNQLLEFTVVISEFPE, encoded by the coding sequence ATGATAAAAAAAATCGCACAAGCCGTGGGGTTCGGACTATTTTGTGCAGGTCTCATTTTATATGTGGCACCGTTGGTTAATCAGCCAATTAAACACTATTTCACGCCACAAGTTGCAAGTTATCATGATGCAGTAAAAATCGCCTCTCCTGCGGTAGTGAATGTTTACAACCAGGCTTTTGATGCCTCTAATCAACAAACTTCTCCAGAGCTTACGGTAAATAATTTAGGTTCTGGCGTTATCATGACTGAAAATGGATATATTCTGACAAATAAGCATGTTATTCAAAATGCAGATCAAATTATTGTTGCGCTACAATCAGGGGCGATTTTTAATGCGACTTTAGTTGGTTCAGACAAACTAACTGACTTAGCTGTACTTAAAATTCAAGCCGAGAATCTCCCTACCATTCCGCAGAATGCACAGCGAGCAGTGAATATTGGCGATGTCGTTTTAGCCATTGGCAACCCACTAAACTTAGGTCAGAGTATTACCCAAGGCATCATCAGTGCAACGGGACGTAATGCCTTATCTGAAGCAGGGAGACAGAATTTTTTACAGACTGATGCCTCCATTAACAAAGGAAATTCAGGTGGAGCCTTAGTGAATACTGCAGGCGAACTAATCGGCATTAATACGCTAAGCCTTGGTAAAAATAGTGATGAACTTGCAGAGGGTTTAAATTTTGCAATTCCAATAAGTCTTGCGAATAAAGTGATGAAAAAAATCATCAAGGATGGACGAGTAATTCGTGGCTATTTTGGTGTAAACAGTGCTTTATTTTATTCTGCAAAACAGCTTGGTTTGGGCGAAAAAGGGGTGCTAATTACTGGTGTCGCTGAAAATGGCCCCGCAGACAAAGCAGGAATCTTACCTGGCGATCTGGTCTTAAAAATTGGTAATGTCGAAGCAGAATCACCTACCCAGATGATGGACGCATTAGCTGATATGCAACCAAACACTTCAGTGAGGGTCTTGGTTTCCCGACAAAATCAATTATTAGAATTTACCGTTGTCATTTCAGAATTCCCTGAATAG
- the uspA gene encoding universal stress protein UspA, with translation MYKHILVAVDLSEESLILLRKGAKLAEKCGAKLSLIHVDVNFSDLYTGLIDINMSSVQDSVSEETLKALKELADKVEYPVTERLNGSGDFSQVLEDAVEKYQIDLLVTGHHQDFWSKFMSSTRQVMNNVSVDMLVVPLSNE, from the coding sequence ATGTATAAACATATTTTGGTTGCGGTAGATCTTTCCGAAGAAAGTCTCATCTTACTTCGGAAAGGGGCGAAGCTAGCTGAAAAATGTGGAGCAAAGTTGTCTTTAATCCACGTGGATGTGAATTTTTCTGACCTTTATACTGGACTGATTGATATTAATATGTCATCAGTACAGGACTCTGTTTCAGAAGAAACCTTAAAAGCCTTAAAAGAATTGGCTGATAAAGTGGAGTATCCCGTCACAGAGCGTTTGAACGGCAGCGGGGATTTTAGTCAAGTGCTAGAAGATGCTGTTGAAAAATATCAAATCGATCTTCTTGTGACAGGTCATCACCAAGACTTTTGGAGTAAATTTATGTCTTCCACACGTCAAGTGATGAATAATGTTTCTGTGGATATGTTAGTTGTACCATTAAGCAACGAATAG
- the galU gene encoding UTP--glucose-1-phosphate uridylyltransferase GalU: MKVIIPVAGLGTRMLPATKAIPKEMLTVADKPLIQYIVNECVAAGIKEIVLVTHSSKNAIENHFDTSFELETMLEKRVKRQLLDEVRSIVPKDVTLMHVRQGQAKGLGHAVLCGRAVVGNEPFAVVLPDVMLADFTADQKTENLAAMIARFKETGNSQIMVAPVEKEDVSSYGVVDCQGVDLQPAGTAKIVNIVEKPAVEDAPSNFAVVGRYVFSAEIWDLLAKTPIGVGDEIQLTDAIDMLIAQQDVEAFHMTGKTFDCGDKLGYMQAFVEYSLHHNKFGSSFKDYLKKLVKTL; encoded by the coding sequence ATGAAAGTAATCATTCCTGTTGCTGGCTTAGGAACCCGTATGTTACCCGCAACGAAAGCTATTCCAAAAGAGATGTTAACCGTTGCAGATAAACCATTAATTCAATACATTGTTAATGAATGTGTTGCCGCAGGAATTAAAGAAATCGTACTTGTGACACATTCTTCAAAAAATGCTATCGAAAACCATTTTGATACTTCTTTTGAATTAGAAACTATGCTCGAAAAACGGGTGAAACGCCAACTGTTAGATGAAGTCCGCTCGATTGTGCCAAAAGATGTGACTTTGATGCACGTTCGCCAAGGGCAAGCTAAAGGCTTAGGACACGCTGTATTATGTGGTCGAGCAGTAGTCGGAAATGAGCCTTTTGCAGTGGTATTGCCTGATGTAATGTTGGCTGATTTCACAGCGGATCAAAAAACGGAAAACTTGGCCGCAATGATTGCTCGCTTTAAAGAGACGGGTAACAGTCAAATTATGGTTGCACCTGTTGAGAAAGAAGACGTGAGCAGCTACGGTGTAGTGGACTGCCAAGGCGTAGATCTACAACCCGCAGGAACTGCGAAGATCGTTAATATCGTAGAAAAACCCGCTGTTGAAGACGCACCTTCTAACTTTGCAGTGGTTGGGCGTTATGTATTTTCTGCAGAGATTTGGGACTTATTAGCCAAAACCCCAATCGGTGTAGGTGATGAGATTCAGCTAACCGATGCGATTGATATGTTAATCGCTCAACAAGATGTTGAGGCTTTCCATATGACAGGAAAAACATTTGACTGCGGTGATAAGTTAGGCTATATGCAAGCCTTTGTTGAGTATAGTTTACACCACAATAAATTCGGTAGTTCATTTAAGGACTATTTGAAAAAATTAGTGAAAACGTTGTAA
- the hisC gene encoding histidinol-phosphate transaminase — translation MQYTTLANKGVQTLSPYQAGKPIEELERELGISNIVKLASNENPFGFPESAKHAISTQLADLTRYPDANGFYFKEVVAKKFGVAMDQITLGNGSNDLLELIARTFASEDDEIIFSQYAFIVYPLVAQAINAKSVVVPANDFGHDLEGFLAAITEKTKLIYLANPNNPTGTFLSHQQITDFLAKVPEHVIVVLDEAYTEFTDPDKRVDSFKLLQIHPNLVICRTLSKAYGLAGLRIGYAVSQPEIADLFNRVRQPFNCNSLALAAAVAVLQDDEFIQKVAENNRLEMARYEQFFQQNGLDYIQSKGNFITVDLNQPAAPIYQKLLEQGVIVRPIGVYGMPNHLRISIGLPEENDRFFAALVKVLK, via the coding sequence ATGCAATACACAACGCTCGCCAACAAAGGCGTCCAAACCCTGTCCCCTTACCAAGCAGGCAAACCGATTGAGGAATTAGAGCGTGAACTGGGCATTTCCAACATTGTGAAATTAGCCTCAAACGAAAACCCATTCGGCTTTCCTGAAAGTGCCAAACATGCGATTAGCACACAACTGGCAGATTTAACCCGTTATCCCGATGCCAACGGTTTCTATTTCAAAGAAGTGGTAGCCAAAAAATTTGGTGTGGCGATGGATCAAATCACCCTTGGCAATGGCTCAAATGATTTGTTAGAGCTGATCGCCCGTACCTTTGCCAGCGAAGACGATGAAATTATCTTTTCGCAATATGCCTTTATTGTTTACCCGCTTGTCGCACAGGCGATTAATGCAAAATCGGTGGTGGTGCCTGCCAACGATTTTGGTCACGACTTAGAGGGCTTTTTAGCGGCAATCACTGAAAAAACTAAGCTGATTTATCTCGCCAACCCAAATAATCCAACGGGGACGTTTTTAAGTCATCAACAAATCACAGATTTCTTGGCAAAAGTGCCAGAACACGTAATTGTGGTGCTAGACGAAGCCTATACGGAATTTACCGACCCAGACAAGCGGGTAGATTCCTTTAAACTTTTGCAAATCCACCCGAATTTAGTGATCTGTCGCACGCTTTCCAAAGCCTACGGTTTAGCGGGGCTACGCATCGGCTATGCGGTTTCTCAACCTGAAATTGCCGATCTCTTTAACCGAGTTCGCCAACCGTTTAACTGTAACAGCCTTGCCTTAGCTGCTGCCGTTGCTGTACTACAAGATGATGAGTTTATTCAGAAAGTCGCAGAAAATAACCGCTTGGAAATGGCTCGATATGAACAGTTTTTCCAACAAAATGGCTTGGATTATATTCAATCCAAAGGCAATTTTATTACTGTCGATCTGAACCAACCCGCTGCACCGATTTATCAAAAATTGCTAGAACAAGGCGTCATCGTCCGCCCAATTGGTGTGTATGGCATGCCAAATCACCTGCGAATTAGCATCGGCTTGCCCGAAGAAAACGATCGCTTTTTTGCTGCGTTAGTGAAAGTGTTGAAGTAG
- the csrA gene encoding carbon storage regulator CsrA gives MLILTRKIGESLLIGDDVEITVLSVRGSQVKLGVKAPKEIAVHREEIYQRIKALSESSDNETR, from the coding sequence ATGCTGATCTTAACGCGTAAAATAGGGGAAAGCCTATTGATCGGTGATGATGTAGAAATTACGGTGTTAAGCGTTCGTGGTAGTCAAGTAAAATTGGGCGTCAAAGCACCAAAAGAAATTGCAGTACACCGAGAAGAGATTTATCAACGTATTAAAGCATTATCTGAAAGTTCAGATAACGAAACTCGATGA
- a CDS encoding thioredoxin family protein: MKKRLLTFLSSVFLATTAFATEFKDFAQTEFDSLMQQGKPVLVHIHANWCPTCKRQLSVLEPTLKDDKFANLTALRVDYDTQDDVLKAFKVNRQSTLIMFDQGKEVRRVIAETHADKLVQFITLP; the protein is encoded by the coding sequence ATGAAAAAACGACTTTTAACCTTTTTATCAAGTGTATTCCTTGCTACCACGGCATTCGCAACGGAGTTTAAAGACTTTGCTCAAACCGAATTTGATAGCTTAATGCAACAAGGTAAGCCCGTTTTGGTGCACATTCATGCGAACTGGTGCCCAACCTGCAAACGCCAACTCAGTGTGTTAGAGCCTACCTTGAAAGACGACAAATTTGCTAATTTAACCGCATTGAGAGTCGATTACGACACTCAAGATGACGTGCTTAAAGCGTTTAAAGTTAATCGCCAAAGCACCTTAATTATGTTTGATCAAGGCAAAGAAGTTCGCCGTGTCATTGCCGAAACCCACGCCGATAAATTAGTGCAATTCATTACTCTACCGTAA
- a CDS encoding SDR family NAD(P)-dependent oxidoreductase, with translation MKYTLITGATSGIGYEIAKIYAEQGEPLILVARRKAILDEFQQRYANVEIVEMDLSEPNNAKKLFEITEQNGWQVSRLINNAGFGVFGEFSETDLDREMAMVNLNIQAVMILTKLYLQPMKARNQGEILNVSSVASFMPGPQMSVYYATKAFVTSFSKALSYELKETNINISILAPGTTATEFEKAANLQNSKLFDRLKVQSAEEVATYAVQNLGKNVIIPNWLNKLMVFSSRFTPDFLLLPIVAFIQKNK, from the coding sequence ATGAAATATACCCTTATCACCGGTGCAACATCGGGCATCGGTTATGAAATTGCGAAAATCTATGCGGAGCAAGGCGAGCCATTGATTTTAGTGGCTCGTCGTAAGGCGATTTTGGACGAGTTTCAGCAGCGTTATGCGAATGTTGAAATTGTCGAAATGGATCTGTCTGAGCCGAATAATGCGAAAAAACTGTTTGAAATCACCGAGCAAAATGGCTGGCAAGTGTCCCGTTTAATTAACAATGCGGGCTTTGGCGTGTTTGGTGAGTTTAGCGAAACGGATTTAGATCGTGAAATGGCGATGGTTAATCTCAATATTCAAGCGGTGATGATTTTAACCAAGCTCTACTTGCAACCGATGAAAGCCCGTAACCAAGGCGAAATTCTCAATGTGTCTTCGGTAGCGAGTTTTATGCCTGGTCCGCAAATGAGCGTTTATTATGCAACTAAAGCGTTTGTGACCTCATTTTCTAAAGCCTTAAGCTACGAATTGAAAGAGACCAATATCAACATTTCCATTCTTGCACCGGGCACAACCGCAACGGAATTTGAAAAAGCAGCGAATTTGCAAAACTCCAAATTATTTGACCGCTTGAAAGTACAGTCCGCCGAAGAAGTGGCAACATATGCGGTGCAGAATCTTGGCAAAAACGTGATTATTCCAAACTGGCTGAATAAATTAATGGTGTTTAGCAGCCGTTTCACTCCCGATTTCTTGCTGCTACCGATTGTTGCCTTTATTCAAAAAAACAAATAA
- a CDS encoding cytochrome c biogenesis CcdA family protein, whose protein sequence is MDLNVTVLALSLLAGLLTTLSPCVLPILPIVASSAMAQRKIGLFTLAIGMGISFTFVGTLIASIGLALGVNSAYLRYAAAILMILVAIWLLSSKLQHYLSQYTSALSNKGDQWLSSFNPESSLGQFFVGLLLGVVWAPCIGPTLGAAIALASQGESLGSVSVVMMIFSLGAVIPLIIIGLLSRQVFREKREKLANASQTGRKVMGWSLLAVGLLVLTGFDKQIEMWLVTISPDWLTDLTTRF, encoded by the coding sequence ATGGACTTAAATGTTACTGTCTTAGCTCTGAGCTTATTGGCGGGGCTATTAACTACGCTTTCTCCTTGCGTATTGCCAATTTTACCCATCGTAGCCTCTTCGGCAATGGCACAACGTAAAATCGGTTTATTCACTCTCGCAATTGGCATGGGGATTTCCTTTACCTTTGTTGGCACCTTGATTGCTTCTATTGGCTTAGCCCTTGGGGTGAACAGTGCTTACTTACGTTATGCGGCAGCGATTTTGATGATCTTGGTGGCAATTTGGCTACTTAGCTCGAAATTGCAGCACTATCTCAGCCAGTACACATCGGCATTAAGCAACAAAGGCGACCAATGGTTAAGCAGTTTTAACCCTGAATCCTCCCTTGGGCAATTCTTTGTCGGGTTATTGCTCGGTGTGGTTTGGGCTCCCTGCATTGGTCCAACATTGGGTGCGGCGATTGCTCTTGCGAGCCAAGGTGAATCACTTGGTAGCGTATCTGTTGTAATGATGATTTTCAGCCTTGGGGCTGTGATTCCGTTGATTATCATCGGGCTACTCTCTCGCCAAGTGTTTCGTGAAAAACGTGAAAAACTCGCCAATGCAAGCCAAACTGGGCGAAAAGTGATGGGTTGGAGTTTATTGGCTGTCGGTTTACTCGTGCTAACGGGTTTTGATAAACAGATCGAAATGTGGCTAGTCACCATCAGCCCAGACTGGCTAACTGACTTAACTACTCGATTTTAA
- the serC gene encoding 3-phosphoserine/phosphohydroxythreonine transaminase, producing MTQVFNFSAGPAMMPQAVLEQAQKELLNWQGLGTSVMEVSHRGKPFMELITQAEQDFRTLYHIPNNYKILFLQGGARGQFAAIPMNLIGEKGKALYLNSGHWSATAAKEARSFCEVDEVQILEQGDVLKIGNLDFSDVAENYDYVHYCPNETISGVEIFEVPKVGNAVLVADMSSNILSREIDINQFGIIYAGAQKNLGPAGITIVIIREDLIGKARKETPSIWNYETQAKNDSMINTPPTFAWYLCSLVFKHLLATGGVPATETRNQAKAKLLYEYLDHSTFYRNTVAKANRSLMNVTFTTGNDELNAKFVAEATAYGLQALKGHKVLGGMRASIYNAMPIQGVEALITFMQKFECENA from the coding sequence ATGACACAAGTATTTAATTTCAGTGCAGGCCCTGCGATGATGCCACAGGCAGTATTGGAACAGGCTCAAAAAGAGTTACTGAATTGGCAAGGGCTTGGCACTTCAGTGATGGAAGTGAGCCACCGTGGCAAGCCGTTTATGGAGCTAATCACCCAAGCGGAGCAAGATTTCCGCACGCTCTATCACATCCCTAACAACTACAAAATCCTGTTTTTACAAGGTGGGGCGAGAGGACAATTTGCAGCTATTCCGATGAACTTGATCGGCGAAAAGGGCAAAGCCTTGTATCTCAACAGCGGGCATTGGTCGGCAACGGCAGCGAAAGAAGCCCGCTCATTCTGCGAAGTCGATGAAGTTCAGATTTTGGAGCAGGGGGATGTGCTAAAAATCGGCAATTTAGATTTTTCGGATGTTGCCGAAAATTACGACTATGTTCACTACTGCCCGAATGAAACTATCAGCGGTGTGGAAATTTTTGAGGTGCCCAAAGTGGGCAATGCGGTGTTGGTCGCAGATATGTCGTCTAACATTCTCTCGCGTGAAATCGACATCAACCAGTTCGGCATTATTTACGCAGGGGCACAAAAAAATCTCGGGCCTGCGGGGATCACTATTGTGATCATACGGGAAGATTTAATCGGCAAAGCCCGCAAAGAAACACCATCAATTTGGAACTACGAAACGCAGGCAAAGAACGACTCCATGATCAACACGCCACCCACATTTGCGTGGTATCTCTGTTCATTGGTGTTCAAACATCTGCTGGCAACAGGCGGCGTACCAGCTACGGAAACCCGCAATCAAGCCAAAGCCAAACTACTTTACGAGTATCTCGACCACAGCACGTTCTACCGCAACACTGTCGCCAAGGCCAACCGTTCATTGATGAATGTGACCTTTACCACCGGCAATGATGAACTCAATGCAAAATTTGTTGCGGAAGCCACCGCTTATGGCTTGCAAGCATTGAAAGGGCATAAAGTGCTTGGCGGAATGCGTGCCTCAATCTACAACGCGATGCCAATTCAAGGCGTAGAAGCGTTGATTACCTTTATGCAGAAATTTGAATGTGAAAATGCCTAA